Genomic DNA from Oncorhynchus clarkii lewisi isolate Uvic-CL-2024 chromosome 5, UVic_Ocla_1.0, whole genome shotgun sequence:
AGTTTGTTGAGGTTATGCGGCATTGTAGCATTGCCACATTTGACAACGGGGATGAGCCCACTGTGTAGGATAGTACCACACACACTCCTTCTCCCTCCCACCTCTGATAAATGAATACTCACTGTCTTGAGTTGCATGCCTGTGTCTATGACGTAGCGCACtgcagatagagagaaggaggccTCCCCCAGGGTGTCTGTGAGGATAACCCTGCGCCTCACTCCCATCCCCACTCCTATCCCTGGCCCTTGCAGTCCTTCAGACCCCTCCGTGTCACCAGAAGGCCTTTCTGGCTCAGGTTCGTAGACGCGCTGGGTGGCCCCCCCGAGGCCTGTATGGAGGTGTAGAACTCTGAGGGGCCCCAGCTGAGGACTCAGGGCCACAGACTCCTTCTGCAGCAGAAATCCACACTCATCTATCTcctgagaaacagagagcgagagatggttGATAAtatagagtgcattcggaaagtattcagaccccttccctttccccacattttgttatattacagccttatttttttttaaatgctatgagctcaggtgcatcctgtttacattgatcatccttgagatttttctacaacttgattggagtctacctgtgataaattctattgattggacatgatttggaaaggcacacacctgtctatataaggtcccacagttgacattgcatgagcaaaaaccaagccaattgtctgtagagcaccgagacaggattgtgtcgaggcacagatctggggaagggttccaaaaaatgtctgcagcattgaaggtccccaagaacacagtgtcgtccatccttcttaaatggaagaagtttggaaccaccaagactcttcctagaggtggccgtccggccaaactgagcaatcgggggagaagtgcttttatcagggtggtgaccaagaacccgatggtcactaacagagcttccagaaagacaaccatctctgcagcattcccccacaagctgacaagttaaaaatatgtcgttctgcccctcagcaaggcagttaacccactgttccccgggcgccgaagacgtggatgtcaattaaggccaccccccgcacctctctgattcagaaggttTGGATTAAAtccggaagacacatttcagttgaagtcattcagttgtacaactgactaggtatccccctttcctttccaatcaggtcttcatggtagagtggccagacggaagccactcctcagtaaaaggcatatgacagcccgcttggagtttgccaaaaggcacctaaaggactctcagcccatgagaaacaagattctctggtctgatgaaaccaagattgaactctttggcctgaattccaagtgccacgtctggaggaaacctggcaccatccctagagtgaagcatggtggtggcagcatcatgctgtgggaatgtttttcagcagcagggactgggagacgagggaaagatgaatgaagcaaagtacagagagagccttgatgacaacttgctccagagtgctcaagaactcagactgggacaacgaccctaagcacacagctaagacaatgcaggagtggcttcgggacaagtctctgaatgtccttgagtggcccagccagagcctagacttgaacccgatcaaacttctctggagagacctgaaaatagctgtgcagcgatgctccccatccaacctgacagagcttgagaggatctgcagagaagaatgggagaaactccccaaatacaggtgtgccaagcttgtagtgtctcgaggctgtaattgctgcaaaaggtgtttcaacaaattactgagtaaagggtctgtaaatgtaatatttccatatatacaggtatatatatatattacacatttgcaatcatttctaaaaacctgtttttgctttgtcattatgaggtattgtgtgtagataaaacattttaaatacattttagaataaggctgtaccgtaACAAAATTTGttagggttctgaatactttccgaatgcactgtatactgttcTATCCTGGGCACCTTGACACGCTTTTGAGAAACTTTATTTCCTGACATTCTAAAACTTGTCCTTTGTTAGACAAGTGAATGAGTGGACAAGTAGAGACACTGTCATTTCAATGAAAGGAGAACATGCTATTTAAGCTCCCTAAATGCAGTGCATGAATGCAATGTAGAGTTTAGTGTCCCAAATGCATCCACTCTTTCCGCTCTCCACTCTACCCCTCCGCTCTCCACTCTacccctccactctccactctacccctccaaactccactctacccctccaacatcaacaaaacaaaagaactGATCGTTTACTTCAggtaacagcagagggagcacgcccttatccacatcgatgggaccgcagtggagaatgtggaaagcttcaagtccctcggtgtacacatcactgaagtagtccacccacacagacactgtggtgaggaaggcacaacagcgcctcttcaacctcaggaggctgaagaaatttggcttggtccCTAAGAcccacacaaacttttacagatgcacaattgagagcattctgttgggctgtatcacctcctggtactgcaactgcaccgcccgcaaccgcatggctctccagagggtggtgcggtctgcccaacgcatcaccgggggcacactgcctgccctccaggtcacctacagcacctgatgtcacaggaaggccaaaaagatcatcaacctcctaagccacggcctgttcaccccgcagaaggcaaggtcagtacaggtgcatcaaagctggaactgagagactgaaaaatatcttccatctcaaggccatcagactgttaaatagccatcactattCTTGTACCAGCCGGCTACTCAACCCtgtaccttagaggctgctgccctatatacaaagacatggaatcactggccactttaaataatggaacactaatcactttaatcatgtttacatactgctttactcatttcatataaatctactgtatttagtcaatgccactccgacattgctagtcctaatatttatatttatatatttcttaattccattattttacttttagatttgtgtattgttgtgaattgttagatattactacactgctggagctagaacacaagcatttcactacacccgcaataacatctgctaaagatgtgtatgtgaccaataaaattggattggaTTTGAAGGCTATCattttctccctccttcctgcaGCTGTGTGGGATTTGTTATGCTAACCAGTTAAAGGGATTGACCATAGGGTACAGACTGAGGGCAATTAAAGGGGAAGAGTGGAAGCAACTCCTCATCTTTGCCACTGCCCCACCCCTTGCCCTGGCAAAGTCTTCATACTTTTTAATGGCGTCCTCACATTAAGCTATCTAAACCAATGAAATGTTATTGTTTTAAAAAGTAAAACGTTATCTAAATGAATAAATAATCTATTTGAGCATATTGGGATATATCCCCTGTGCCCATTCTCCTGCTCCTTTCTCGTGTTTcatcccctctctcgctccctccctctccctaaaCGCATAGTTTAGGTTGATCTGAGTTGAGACTTGGCAAACAGTACTATGTTCACTGTGACTCTTCTAATAAGCCTTAACCAGATCAGTTCTCCTGGCTAGCTAGCCCTGTGTTTTGCAGCCATGGCGTCAACTACTGTACTTAAGTCCAGGTATGCCTCTGGATTTGAAACCATGCCGGGAATGCGGCGAGGACCTAGGGTGTGGTGATGTTGACATAGTgggagtgtgtatgtgagagGTGGATGTGAATATGACAGGGATCTGTGCTGGAAATGAATAATATCCTAAAATATGTGCATGTCTGGGTGAAGTATatgtatctatttatctatcaatctgtgtgtgtgtgttctggatgCATTAACCAGGACACCGGATACACACTGATGCCATTCAGCAGTCTAAGGTTACAGTGCCCCCATTTCTCTGTCCCCAGCGTGAGAGGCAACAACAGACAAGGAAGAGGATGGCATATTACAAAACACAGCACAACAAAGCATTAAGAAATAAGACTCAGTTCAATAGGGATTTTCAGATGGAAGAAAGTCGATCAGAAACGGACAAGAAAATATGGGATAGAAAAGAAGTTGATTTAGCAGTCACTTTGATCCAAAACGACTTACATAGTGTGGGAAGTAATATCACAACTCTACTGTTGCATGTACCCCACTAACCCCAACTACACTAACACCAACTAGCCCTAACTACCCTAACTAACCCGACCAAACGTAACCCACTGAGCCATCTCTCTGTACCAGCAGTAGGCCTACTTGGCATCTACCGTCTACTGATCTGATAAAAACAGCCCCAGTAGTTAATGAGATTAGCTTGGATATATTTAGTatactgtgttgtgtgtgtgcgtgcatctacCTGGGCGCTGGGGAGAAAGACCATtacatccccctcctcccccctgcgGTGAAGATCCAACACTATATGACACGCTGCTGCCGCCGACTCCCTCCCTCCAGGATCCCTGTACACCGTTTCCATGACAACCAGTGGTCTCCTCCTCGTCTCTGTGTCGGGTGTACCTCCGACAGGCTCACCCAGTGTTAGAAGCGGAACTCTTTCACCCAGGAAGGTGGCAAGGCTGGGGGCGAGGGAGGGGTCGGTGAGCAGGACCACACGGAGGTTGTCAGAGCGCTGGTCACATACATCCCGCAGCAGGCCCAGGAGGACGTCGGTGGGCACCGTGCGCTCCTGCACCTCGTCCACCACCAGCACCCCGTACTGACGCAGCAGGGGGTCCGACATCATCTCTCCCAGGAGCAGAGAGTCACTGACAAACCTGAGAGAGATCATGGAGAGAAACAAACTCACCCCTTAAagatgcaatatgtaacttttttttagaaatgatagatctgtcattctcattacATTCTCATTCTTACACAGAGGCGGTAAATATGTTctgtgtgtgctatttctatgcttccccgtcttaaagatgcactatgtagAAATCCccatcatttcctggttgctaaaattccaATAGTTCACTTAATTTCGGTTTATGTGacaaacaagcaagtatagtgtagagcagGGTTTCACAtattgttttttgccctagcactacacatcgGATTCAAATAAGCAAAGCATGAAGctgtgctagggcaaaaaccgaAACATGCACCTAGGAGGGGGGaacccaggaccgagtttgggaaactcacgtgtagagaatcattgtaccatctaaaccgctgtgaaatatattttccataaccaaaaatattgtattttcagctgctGAAGCTGGTgaacaaaactgaaagtaaaagacgcaaaaatgtAACTTTataatgggaagcatagaaatagagcacaaAGAACAGATAACCGCTTCTTAGACCTGCTTTCAATGAGTGACATATCTATAACaaatatttctatgtgaatttggtcggttcgcccaaaagttacatatttcagatttaagtttagttttttgcatcttttagcttcagttttgtacaccagcttctaacagctgaaaatacaatctttttggttatggaaaatatatttcacagcggtttagatggtacaatgtcTCTAcatttgttttgtcacataaactgaaattaggaaaactattagaattttagcaaccaggaaatgggggagcgatttctgcatattgcactttTAATCTGATTGTATTGCACctcagggggagacagagagagaaagagagataagaaTACAAGGACAACAATATTCTAATCCAGGCCGGGAAGAGCAGAAAGGAGGGTGGACAAACCAGTTAGACAAACCACCgtgtggggttttaggctgggtttctgaagTAAAAAGCactttagaaatacatttgatttgatttgagttagaAGAAGATAAAGAGGAAGTAAGGACCATACCGTCATATAGTGTGATGGGTGTGTACCCAAGCTTGTacctatgtgtatgtgtgtgtacatacacatgGCCCAATCTTCATGTACACCTGTGTgtctacctccctcctcacctgagTAGCGTATCGGGGGTACAGCCATCATCATGTGGGACACAGTAGCCCACCTCCAGGCCCAGACTCAGGTCCATCTCATCAGCCACTCTGAGGGCCAGACTCGCTGCAGCCACAGCGTAGGGTTGGGAACAGCACACCAAGCCATGGGAGAACTCATGGGACTGGGCATACTCCACACACCACTGGGGCACCTtggagggagaaggtgagggacagaggtagagacaaagagatggagggagacagagtgagagtgtTCTTCACCACCAGCGCTCATGTGTGTGCccatgcctctgtgtgtgtgtgcatgtttgtacGTATTATGCATGCCTCTTACCTGTGTGCTCTTTCCTGTGCCACAGGGGGCGCTGACCACGACCATGCTGTTTGTCTCCAGGTGTTCCAGCAGGCGGTACTTAAGGCTCCAAACAGGaagcctcttcctctcctccagcaggGAGTAGTAGCGTGACGAGAAGGGCAAGCCGTCATACGGGTTCACCTCCAGATCACCCAGGCCACCCTcatccccccctctgtctcccgcCTCGTCCTCCAGGTCcccagacaggagagaggacatggagagagagtccAGAGCTGAGGGAGGGCGGAGGGTAGAGGGGGACGTTGTCGAGGGGGCTGCAGGAGGGGATGATGCCATAATTGCAGGGTGGGTGGGGGAAGACGGAAggggagaaagggaaaggggtgGTAACGGAGTGACTGGAGATTACCTGGGGAGAGGAACAAAGAATAAAAGAGGCTTTGGTTATCTGGATGCTGTTGTGTTAGAGCTTGTAGAGCAAGTTTTAAAGTCAACCTAGTTGACCCCTGTCTTGAGACATCGGGATTAATTTGCTTGAGGCTAGGGACCTGGTGTTAAACTTGAGTCACTGAAGgaaatgtaatatatatacagtactagtcaaaagtttggacacaccttctcattccagggttttctttatttttactattttctacattgtagaataatagtgaagacgtcacagctatgaaaaaacacaaatggaatcatatagtaaccaaaaaagtggtaaacaaatcaaaatctattttagatttgagattcttcaaagtagccaccctttgccttgatgacagctttgcacactcttggcattctctcaaccagcttcatgaggtagtcacctggaatgcatttcaattaacaggtgtgccttgttaaaagttaatttgtggaatttatttccttcttaatgcatttgagccaatcagttgttttgtgacaatgtatacatttggtaaaagaccaagtccatattccaggaacacttaaccagcatggttaccacagcattctgcagcaatacgccatcccatctggtttgcgcttagtgggactatcatttgtttttcaacaggacaatgacccaacacacctccaggctgtgtaagggctatttgaccaagaaggagagtgatggagtgctgcatcagatgacctggcctccacaatcacccgacatcaacccaattgagatggattgggatgagttggaccgcagtgtgaaggaaaagcacccaacaagtgctcagaatatgtgggaactccttcaagactgttggaaaagcatttcaggtgaag
This window encodes:
- the LOC139408671 gene encoding ATP-dependent RNA helicase DQX1-like yields the protein MASSPPAAPSTTSPSTLRPPSALDSLSMSSLLSGDLEDEAGDRGGDEGGLGDLEVNPYDGLPFSSRYYSLLEERKRLPVWSLKYRLLEHLETNSMVVVSAPCGTGKSTQVPQWCVEYAQSHEFSHGLVCCSQPYAVAAASLALRVADEMDLSLGLEVGYCVPHDDGCTPDTLLRFVSDSLLLGEMMSDPLLRQYGVLVVDEVQERTVPTDVLLGLLRDVCDQRSDNLRVVLLTDPSLAPSLATFLGERVPLLTLGEPVGGTPDTETRRRPLVVMETVYRDPGGRESAAAACHIVLDLHRRGEEGDVMVFLPSAQEIDECGFLLQKESVALSPQLGPLRVLHLHTGLGGATQRVYEPEPERPSGDTEGSEGLQGPGIGVGMGVRRRVILTDTLGEASFSLSAVRYVIDTGMQLKTVYNPQIRADSQVLRPISRHQADMRTQRVNGDLPGLCFRLYPQALYEEGMAEARSPGVMEENLSHLVLLLKRLDIADMGQCKFLDRPAPEALMQALEDLDYLAALDDDGNLSEVGIIMSELPLEPSLAKALIAACEFDCVNELLTIAAMLTAPPCFVTPPPQREEAAATHRRPLLHNEGDHLTLINIYNAYIQHNEDDAWCTTNFLNPTALRLAGMIRAELLEVMQRIELPVSPPAFGCQDNCTNIKRALISGFFLKVAHDVDGSGNYLLLTHRHVAHLHPFSSYLCRRPRPNPPSWVLYHEFTISHDNCVRTASEVHPHMLVELAPQYYLGNLPSSEGRDQLMELRQSLLPPEEEQERGPEGTYDTPHIEEHLDRTADPRNQDSTELCVIQ